One Rosa chinensis cultivar Old Blush chromosome 5, RchiOBHm-V2, whole genome shotgun sequence genomic region harbors:
- the LOC112202896 gene encoding YTH domain-containing protein ECT3: MAAPQFEQHNPHPHQKTPKQEEGKEKESNPDAQSTESFQSNLSLCKDGSSSDAASCISTAGDTTASVKKGDADVDTDYESMASYPTTAYYGYSYPGSYDMENQGYYVGGSTGMEAQYPVMQADNGSFVYLMPGYQPGYDPYTQYLPMTTISSDGQYVGQQMYSPISPIYQSPINSPGYNIPSPHPYGELVPTPYLWDPSLIADGTYGNGYNGVLETPTSKSNFSSPSYTRAPFSKSFTPPSGNAPLETKSSSYGARNQPKPVNKASLHAPTLQSEAAAKGYYSVAKFPVYNQGTGGLLYPNNSLKANPKSWGGPEKLKTRSKANSVRDINLFSEKNHGPRTTNPKGALVSLADKENGKCDSTTSIIRKDQYNLPDFPTKYEQALFFVIKSYSEDDIHKSIKYNVWASTPNGNRRLDNAYQDAQENAAQKGCKCPLFLFFSVNASGQFCGVAEMVGRVDFNKNMDFWQQDKWNGYFPVKWHVIKDVPNPQLRHIILENNENKPVTNSRDTQEVKFLQGIEMLNIFKNYSSKTSILDDFDFYESRQKVMQEKRIRQSTPYHDLQHKIEELTITALE; this comes from the exons ATGGCTGCTCCTCAATTTGAACAACACAATCCCCATCCTCATCAGAAAA CTCCCAAACaagaagaagggaaagaaaAGGAATCAAACCCAGATGCTCAATCCACAGAGTCCTTCCAATCCAATCTG TCCCTCTGCAAGGATGGAAGCTCATCTGATGCAGCATCATGCATATCAACCGCAGGAGATACAACTGCTAGTGTGAAAAAAGGTGATGCAGATGTAGATACAGATTATGAATCCATGGCTTCCTATCCAACAACCGCCTATTATGGATATAGCTATCCAG GTAGTTATGATATGGAAAACCAAGGATACTATGTCGGTGGAAGTACTGGGATGGAAGCTCAATACCCT GTCATGCAAGCAGATAATGGCTCTTTTGTCTACTTGATGCCAGGATATCAGCCTGGCTATGATCCTTACACGCAGTACCTGCCCATGACTACCATCAGTAGTGATGGACAATATGTCGGTCAACAGATGTATTCACCGATCAGCCCCATATACCAATCTCCAATCAATTCCCCTGGATATAATATCCCCTCTCCTCATCCTTACGGGGAGTTAGTCCCAACACCCTACTTGTGGGACCCATCTCTTATTGCAGATGGAACATATGGAAATGGCTACAATGGAGTTTTAGAAACACCGACTTCTAAATCTAATTTCTCATCCCCTAGTTACACTCGTGCTCCGTTCTCTAAATCTTTTACACCACCTTCAGGCAACGCTCCTTTAGAGACTAAGAGCTCAAGTTATGGTGCACGAAATCAGCCAAAACCAGTGAATaag GCCTCACTGCATGCTCCGACTCTTCAATCAGAAGCAGCAGCGAAAGGGTACTATTCTGTTGCAAAGTTTCCTGTCTATAACCAAGGGACAGGTGGTTTGCTCTATCCAAACAATTCgttaaaagcaaatccaaagAGTTGGGGTGGTCCTGAGAAGTTGAAAACAAGAAGCAAGGCTAATAGTGTTAGAGATATCAATTTGTTCAGTGAGAAGAACCATGGTCCCAGAACAACCAATCCTAAAGGCGCCTTGGTCTCCCTGGCTGACAAGGAGAATGGAAAATGTGACAGCACAACATCTATTATCAGGAAGGATCAATATAACCTTCCTGACTTTCCAACCAAATATGAGCAGGCACTTTTCTTTGTTATCAAATCGTACAGTGAAGACGATATTCATAAGAGCATTAAGTACAATGTATGGGCTAGTACTCCTAATGGGAATAGGAGGCTGGACAATGCTTATCAAGATGCACAAGAGAATGCGGCACAGAAAGGCTGCAAATGTCCTTTGTTCCTCTTCTTTTCG GTTAATGCAAGTGGTCAGTTCTGTGGAGTAGCTGAGATGGTTGGCCGTGTTGATTTTAATAAGAACATGGATTTCTGGCAACAGGATAAGTGGAATGGTTATTTCCCAGTCAAGTGGCATGTCATAAAAGATGTTCCAAATCCTCAGTTACGACATATAATACTTGAGAATAATGAAAACAAGCCTGTGACCAATAGTCGAGACACTCAAGAG GTCAAATTCCTTCAGGGTATCGAAATGTTGaacattttcaaaaattattcaTCAAAGACATCAATATTGGACGACTTTGATTTCTATGAAAGCCGTCAGAAAGTGATGCAAGAGAAGAGGATCAGGCAGTCTACGCCTTACCATGATTTGCAG CATAAAATAGAAGAATTGACTATCACTGCTTTGGAGTAA